The Acidimicrobiales bacterium region CGCTTCGAGGGGGAGGCCCGGGCCGCGGCCCGGCTGTCGCACCGCCACGTGGTGGCGGTCTTCGACGTCGGCGAGGCACACGACGACCGCCCGTTCATCGTGATGGAGCTGGTGGGCGGCGGCAGCCTGGCGGAGCGGCTGCGATCCGGTGCCCTGCCCGAGGCCGAGGCCGTGCGCTTGACCCTCCAGCTGCTCGACGCCCTGGACGCCGCCCACGCCGCCGGCATCGTCCACCGGGACATCAAGCCGGGGAACATCCTGTTCTCCCCGGACGGGACCGCCAAGGTGGCCGACTTCGGGATAGCCAAGGCGCTGGTCCCCGACGCCGGCAGCTCGGACCTGACGACGACCAGCAAGGTGATCGGCACGCCCCGCTACCTGCCGCCCGAGCGGGCCGAGGGGCGCCCCGCCACCGTCCAGTCCGACCTGTGGGGCGCGGGCGTCGTCCTCCACGAGTCCCTGGCGGGGGCCTATCCGTTCCCCGGGGACACCCCGCTGGCGGCGGTGGTGGCGGCCCAGCGGGGCCTGTCCACTCCGCTGGTGGTGTCCCGTCCCGACGTGAGCCCCGCCGTGGCGGCGGTGGCGGCGCGGGCGCTGGCTCCGGACCCCTCCAGCCGTTACGCCTCGGCCGCCCAGATGGCCCGGGAGCTCGGGGACGCGGCCGCGACGGTCGGCGCCGCCACCGCCGTCATGGACCCGCTACCGCCGGTGGGAGACGAGGCCGCGGCCACGACCCGCGTGGCCTGGGCCCCGGACGAGGGACCCCCTCCGCCGCCGGGACGGCGCGGGTGGAGCCGACCGGGCGTGCCCTGGTGGCGCCGGCCTGCGGTCGCCGCCATCAGTGCCGTGGCCCTTGCCGTCCTGCTGTTGGTGCTGCTCTGGCCCGGCGGAGGCCCGGCCCGGCAGCCGGGCCGCTCGACCACTACCTCGACCACCCGGCTGGCCACCCCGGTCACCGCCCCCCCGTCCACTACGACGACCACGGGCTGCGCCGCCCTCCAGGCCCAGCGCCAGGCGCTCGATCAACAGCAGAAGGACCTTCCGAAGGGCCCGGCGGGTGGCGCCGCCAAGCACGCCCTGGACGATCAGCGGCATGTCCTCGACCAGCAGATCCAGCAGCTGTGCGGGCCCGGTGGGGGCAACGGAGGCTGACCGCCCGAGGCGCCTCCAGCCCGCTTCGTCCTCCTGCTGACCGCCACACCCTCCTCGTACCCTATGGGAACGGATGTTCGATTCCCTCGTGGTCGGGAGGTGGCATGGACCAATCAACCTCTGATGACGACCCGGCGCCGA contains the following coding sequences:
- a CDS encoding serine/threonine-protein kinase; the protein is MSDEGAVPDPGLLAGRYRLGARIGAGGMAEVFRAEDTRLGRAVAVKILRPELATDPAFRERFEGEARAAARLSHRHVVAVFDVGEAHDDRPFIVMELVGGGSLAERLRSGALPEAEAVRLTLQLLDALDAAHAAGIVHRDIKPGNILFSPDGTAKVADFGIAKALVPDAGSSDLTTTSKVIGTPRYLPPERAEGRPATVQSDLWGAGVVLHESLAGAYPFPGDTPLAAVVAAQRGLSTPLVVSRPDVSPAVAAVAARALAPDPSSRYASAAQMARELGDAAATVGAATAVMDPLPPVGDEAAATTRVAWAPDEGPPPPPGRRGWSRPGVPWWRRPAVAAISAVALAVLLLVLLWPGGGPARQPGRSTTTSTTRLATPVTAPPSTTTTTGCAALQAQRQALDQQQKDLPKGPAGGAAKHALDDQRHVLDQQIQQLCGPGGGNGG